A single region of the Arthrobacter sp. PAMC25564 genome encodes:
- a CDS encoding ACP S-malonyltransferase: protein MLAIVCPGQGSQTPGFLAPWLELPPVAGHLASLSEIAGIDLAVHGTTSDEETIKDTAVAQPLIVAAGLVAAASLFDVELGTLPVILAGHSVGEITASALAGVLTETEAMTFVRERANSMAAAAAATPTGMSAVVGGDPAEVLAAIAACGATAANVNGAGQTVAAGTLDQLKALADKPPAKARVIPLKVAGAFHTSHMSPAVAALRALRPALHPRNPQVPLLSNFDGAEVTDGGAAVESLIAQVSRPVRWDLCMETLVRRGVTGVIELVPAGTLAGLAKRGMPGVKTVTVKTPDDLSAALALFAELEGQA from the coding sequence CTCCCTGAGCGAGATAGCAGGTATCGACCTCGCCGTCCACGGCACCACCTCCGATGAGGAGACCATCAAGGACACCGCCGTTGCGCAGCCCCTGATCGTCGCCGCCGGCCTGGTGGCCGCAGCGTCCCTGTTCGACGTCGAACTCGGCACGCTACCGGTGATCCTGGCCGGCCACTCCGTCGGCGAGATCACGGCCTCGGCCCTGGCCGGGGTCCTGACCGAAACCGAAGCCATGACGTTCGTCCGCGAACGGGCCAACAGCATGGCCGCCGCCGCGGCAGCCACCCCCACCGGCATGAGCGCCGTCGTCGGAGGAGACCCGGCCGAGGTACTGGCAGCCATTGCCGCCTGCGGCGCCACGGCAGCCAACGTCAACGGCGCCGGACAGACGGTCGCCGCGGGAACCCTGGACCAGCTCAAGGCCCTCGCGGACAAGCCGCCGGCCAAGGCCCGGGTGATCCCGCTCAAGGTTGCCGGGGCCTTCCACACCTCGCACATGTCCCCCGCGGTTGCAGCCCTGCGGGCCCTCCGGCCCGCGCTCCACCCGCGGAACCCCCAGGTTCCCCTGCTGTCCAACTTCGACGGCGCGGAAGTCACCGACGGCGGCGCCGCCGTCGAGAGCCTGATCGCCCAGGTCTCCCGCCCGGTCCGCTGGGATCTCTGCATGGAGACCCTTGTGCGGCGCGGCGTGACCGGCGTGATTGAGCTCGTCCCGGCCGGCACCCTGGCCGGACTGGCCAAACGCGGCATGCCCGGCGTCAAGACCGTCACCGTCAAGACCCCGGACGACCTGTCCGCCGCCCTGGCCCTATTCGCAGAACTGGAAGGACAGGCATGA